The Mangifera indica cultivar Alphonso unplaced genomic scaffold, CATAS_Mindica_2.1 Un_0001, whole genome shotgun sequence genomic interval CCCACAATCGAAGCCTTTGTCGCAGTAAAGCATGAAAGACACGTATCATTATTTGGCTTTAGACAGATGACTGATTGGATATAATGTAAATGGGATATTTTTGGCATAAATTCTCTAAAGCCAATTCGATGAGGCTATTTATGTGATTTCATCCCAAGTTGTAggtattttatcattaataaaatggaAATTATTTGCCTATTATAGAATATGTATGtaagtatgtatgtatgtttgatGAATGCCCATAGATTAGTCAAACTGTGATGAGGGGATCAACATATAATTGAATTGTGAGAACCTTATGAGCACGTATAGTGGTCAATCTAGAAATATCTGTAAcctcaatattattttgactaaaGACACATATAATACAGTAAGACTATCATAGTATTAAATGATTCTATTGAAAGGTAACGACACATCGCACGTGTCTAGGTATTGGTGTTAATCTAGTGTAGTATATGGATGTATGTCGATTGTATGTTTACTAGTTGACTTGCCAAGAAGATTTTATATAGATGATAACCCTAGTGTCTATGAAAAAAATCCTTTAATATATGGTGGTGTATGTAATCATTAAACTTGATATCACTAAAATGTTTCGTACACAAATTGACCTAGTTTGACAATAGCCTAATGTAGCATTTTTTGAAGGGCTATTAATACGATAGTTGTTGTCTATTTCAAGAATTGTAGAGAGGATATGGtggataaaaaaatgattaatcacTTTTAGGTACAGAAGAAAGATATCTCGTGATACTATTTGATGAACAACTATGACCAATGAAATCTATAGCCACAATGAGAATTAGGGTCGATCCATAAATCTAATGATACATGGTCGTTGCATTGGAAGTCAAGTCAAGAAGACAAGGAAACTAAGGTAGACACTACTTTTGCATCTCAGTCTTGATAAGGTatcaaaatgataaaagaatttgattACACATAATCGTACCATTGAAAGGttatataagtttaaaatgGTTCTATATATGTTGGGTGGTTATGATGCCTAGCGAGACATGCCTCACAACCTGTAAATAAAGactgattaatataaaattagtcatgattttattcaatctttgtttattagaaattttataggtcacacacataGAAGGTTGTTTGGTACAACTCAAAATATTGGGGTTTAATGCATACAAAGTGAATTACCTCGAGGTATCCTGAAGCTCCAAaagtgtctatatatatatatatatatatatatatatatatatatatatatatatatatatatataaataatattgggGTTTAATGCATACAAAGTGAATTACCTCGAGGTATCCTGAAGCTCCAAAAGtgtcttaatatatatatatatatatatatatatatatatatatatatatatatatatataaagaacatTTGTGGCtttcattaacataaattaaggGATTGGGTCAAAAGTGCAGATTACCATTATTAGGGGGTGGAGTATATATCGAGGTAGCAAGGTTTATATGATATAAATGCACACTTTTCATAACCCTAGCCACACTTTATCGTCCTAGCTGATTTCACcatggaaagaaaaaatttactcttaatttctCTTTCTAATCTCCTTCAGATACTCATTATCAATACTAAGGGTACGCACAAACCCAATGTTGAGTTTAAATACTCCttagctcgagtttgactcaaacaaaaaatagttcaatttgaatttgttaagtTAATGTGTGGTtctagtttgattcaaatgaaaataatttaactagGATTTATTCAAGTTCAATTCGAGTTTATGGTTCGAATCTGACTCAGATTTTTTTACTAGAATTCATGGTTCGAATTTTtgattcattgacaaaacaacttagttttatctaataatgagtaaaacaatattattttaacaattgtttaacataatttaaattaagtctAACTGACTTGTTAAACCTGAGCTAGCTTGATTTGGGTCCAACCTTAACTACTGCCTAGGTTACACCTGTATGACTCCTTAGTGTCGTAAAACCCTTGTATAGATAAGTAAGGCCTCATTGATCTAACAAAGGAAGCGTTATTTTGTTCTATAGGGATTTGGAAGTAAGAGAGGTGCCAAGCATAGTTGTAACAGTTTTAATACCCTATCTTGGAGCAATCaatttttcatgtaaaaaattttgtttttctgctGCTTTTAtatgatgtatatgtatgaACAAACCCTACATAAGATTCATCATTTCTAATTCTTTAGATAAGTGCTTATGTATAGTCTCTCTTTCTTTTAATCGTCCGTTATGACCATTATATTGTTCACATAAACAATTGGTGCAATGATCTTACCCTTTTTTTTCAAGAATATAGtataatttgaattactttGATGGTATTCAAAGTATATCATTGACCTTGTAAACCTTTTGAACCAAACTTTAGAAGATTGTTTTAAACTATACAATGATATCTTTAATCTGCACATCTTCTGACTATGTTTTTTTGATATCACACTTCTAGGTGGGGGATCTATGTAAgctttatttgataatttaccATGTAGAAAGGTCAGTGCAAAAACATTCTTCATATCGAATTGTTGTAATGACCGATCCAAGTTTACGGCCAATTGTACTAATACTCGAACAATGTTGATTTTGGCCATGGGTGCGGATAATTCTGTATAATCGATCCATAAGTTTGGGTATACGCTTTTTCCATTAATCTTGCTTTAAAGTGTTCAATCGTGTCATCTACTTTGTACTTCACAACGCATATCCATTGAGAACCTATTAGCTTCTTCCACAATCGGCAGTCAACAAATTCCCAAGTTTTGTTCTTTTGTAAGGACTTCATCTCCTCATTCTTAGCAACTTTTCAGTTGGGATCAACTAATGTTTCTTGCACATTGTTAGGAATAACTACAATAGATAATTGATTTACAAGTAACTTATTTAATTATGGCAGATGATGATACGGCCCCAACTTCGTATATGCGTTTAGGAATACCTCTAACGTGAGGTTATGGTAATTGTTGTCTGGGTGGCCTATGAAGTGAATTAGGGACATCCTCAAACAACAATTAGTTTGGTTTATCAGTGAAACAGTTTATCAGTGAAACACTAACTCCAAGGATTCAACAGTTGTTGAATGAGGAATCACACCTTCTGCTTATGAATGTTCATTGTCACTTTGGTTGTCCAACATTATTCAACTTATATCCAAAGTAGTTGTCGCCTCTGTGTTTGGCAACAACAGTGTCGAAAAGAATACCAACCGCCGCAGCTAGTTATCAGCAATGTTCTTGATGTAACAATCCAGTAATGTCCCGGTCATGTAACAGTGTAACCCCTTTGATATTGTCACTCACTTTGAATGAacgattttatatatattctttatagCTCTTTGAAGATGCAGAATTATTCAATTGTATAATCAACAAATAATAAGCCCAAAAAGATACTTCAATTAGGAGAAAATACCATGGATATTGAGATTCAAATaactaatacaaatatatatatatcactttgAGTTCAGAATTGGattcatatataattacatatacatGTCATAATATCAACAGTATTGATTATTAACAGTCATATATGAAGTCTAGAGTACTTTTTGTTCTTGCTGAAAGTAAGTGTGATGATTACCATGCCTAATAAACCTGACAGTTGGCAGCTAAGCAGCCTCAGCAAAACCAATTTGCAGATTACCATAGTCGAAGACAGTGTGATACACCCCCATGAATACATCTCCCAGGATCCTGCATCGATAAAATTTCAGAAATTAACCGAAGGGTGCTAAACATGAAGTGGGCTGTGACAAAAGTGTGGTTTAGTATGTGTATTTgacatgttaaaaaaaaataccacaGAGGACCCCTTGGAGGAGGTACATCCAATGCCATGAAACCACTGATGCAGACTTCAGCAAATCCATCACCAGTTTTCAGAATGTACTGATAGCAAGAGCAGTGCCAAGCAGAGAGAGTGATAAGTTCATAATATTAAGGAAAAGATTTTACCAGAGAAATCTTATAAAGAAATGAAACCTGTTCTGGAGTGAGTTTGAAAGGTTTATCGCCAATGGTGAATGTGATATTTGGCATGTTTCCCAAGCTGTCACAGTCGATGGCTGATTCTCCCATTGGACTTGGTAGGCTCTCACAGAGCTGTTTaagataataaagaaaaaaacactaCTGAGTACAGAGCAAAATTGCTATTAATATAGGTTTATGAAATTAAGCTGgcaaaaagttcaaaaaatcaCCTCATTCACATAGTTGAGTACTTTCTCCTTTGTTCTCTGTTGTTTTAGCTGATTCTGGATCCAAATAACCATCATTTCACAAGCACAGCAGAGAGCACTATCTGCAGTTGATACACCATccatattttccttttcaaccACTTGTTCGATGCTAATACTGCAAAGACGAAAGAGGTTAGTTCAGAAACGTTCTTAAATGCATTTTAAGATTTGAAGATTCAAAAGCCTTGTGGCCACCAAAAGGAAGGCAAGGGCATTTTGAAACAGAGAGGAGAAAGGTTTTAGCAAGAAGTACATCATCAAACCCTCGTCAATTagaaaaacttggattgtcATTGTAAGAAGCTTCAAGTTTGATGTTTTAATTTACAGGCTGCAGAAAAAACATCCAGAAAGAAGCATAAAAAGAACAGTACTAATTTTCTTACCTCACAGAGTGATTCCCATTGAAGAAACATAAACCAAGTTGTGCACATACTTTGTCAGGTAGAACCTGTACTCgatgacaaaatattttttttaattctaaaatgatgtatatttatataattgtgaaGTGAAATGAAATGGCAGAAGAAAATTTACCCCTGACACTAATAGATCCCATATCAAGTCTCCATACTCAGAAACAACCTCCTTACATTCTGCACTGACAATACCTTCTGCTCCAATGGCATGATTGATTTCAGTCACAACAGGctgaaaattaaaacaaattagttcaaactttgaagatgatgatgaaactAAGAGTAGTAGAAAGATAGTTGATCAAGACTGAAGTTCCTTCAGTGAATATAGCAACCATGAAAATATGAAAGCCTCATACCGTTGGCCCTGCAAGCAAGGATGTTCCCGAATCCACAATAGCAGCACAACCCCCCTCACAAACACCTGAGAAAATTAATCatggttttcaaactttaaacaaTTGCTATTTTGGAAAAGCGATGGAGTAAAATATGGATTTTTCAAAGAAAGTTCCACAAATCACCTGTTGAATGGCCACCAATGAGAAGATCTCCCATAGTGAACTATAAAGGGCAAATTAACATAATCATATCAGTTTCTGTTCTATGGATAGTGAGGGAAAAATTTTCCACAATTTTTGGGGCTACAGACCTGCCAATAACCCTTCCGAGTAACAGGAACGTAAGTATGATTCCCCTTATAGTGCTTTGAATCAACACCACCAAAAACAATCTCACCACCCTCTGAGGACTCAGGATCTCTATTGAGCCAGAATGAGAAGACCTCCTCACTTACAAGGCCCTGTTGGACCATATTGTACCTGAGGACTTAACCATAAATCAGTGTATCCAAGACGGTGAAACACTTTAACCACCAAACCTGAGACACAAAGCACCAAGGTTAAGAAAGAATCATACCATACTGGTACAGCATCGCCGACTGAAATCTCCTGGAATCCAAGTCCAAGTATTCCATCGAATTTTGCTAATATAAAACTAAGACTTCCTTCTCGTGTAGCCTCAATGAAAACctgaagaataaaattttaaatgtgtaAGTTTTTTGGCAACCAAAGgacaaaataatttcataacaTAACTCCCAAAATAAGAACCCACTTGATCCTTAACAACAAGCTCCCCAACTTCAACATTGTCTTGACTGAAGAAACCAGAAATGGATCCAGATCCATAACTTATTTCACAAGTTTTTCCTGAATAACAActcaacaagaaaaatttttcaGCTTTATCCACACAAATACGGTCAAGAAAATATAGATGTACATGGAACTGGTATTATTACCATTCTTTGTATATGTACTAGACTTGCTTGATTTGTACCGAGAATGGAAATAGCACGCAATCTGTTCATAATTAAAAGTTAATACTAATACTTTTATCAAATACCAGAAACAATAATAAGCAAGAAATGCAGTAGAACTCACAGAGAAATAGCATTTTGAAGAAGGAACCCACAGATTGGAGCTGCCAGTATCAAATATGACAGTGAAATTTTGTGGTGGTGAGCCAATACCGATCTCTCCGAAGTACTGAGCATCCAGATAGTTCTTCAAAGGCACTAGAGCTTCATCCACACTGCTTAAATGATTGGCCATAATTCCTTCCCTTCTTGCCACCCTGGCCGCGTTTATACCATGAAGATCAAGGTGACGCTTCTTCAAACCAATTCTCAGCAACCCATTAGAGGAATCAGCAAGGATCAAGCATGTCAACACCCACAAACACAAAGCAGACCGAACTTTTCCCTCCATCCTGTAACAAAATATGACAAAATTGAAAGCAAAAATCAGTAATCTTGATATAAATCTAATGTTTAGATGTGTAAATAATCTTAGCAAAGGGGAATCAATTACTTGATAACTTCTTGGAACTAAAAACCCCTGAAGCCCTCAACCTGAACACTCAATCAAGAAACATGAGCTAACTTTATATAAACTTTCTCAACTCAGTAAAGTTTGTGAGTGAGTGGTGACATCAAAACAAGTTAGCAAATTAAAGTCAAAATCAGTATCTACAACTACCAAATGATCTTATCCAAGACTTGAAcatacaaacaaaaaatatggaaataagAAGTTCACACAATAGATCATGTTcctgtaagaaaaaaaatgaaatgaaacagaagcacaaaaaaaaacCTGGGATTCTGCTACAGTCGAGTTTAGAGTTAAGAGGAGATTCTAACAGAAGCTTGTTTAGGAAATTCTGAGATTAAGGGAAACAGTAATGTCCACAAAACTGTTGTAAGCATCAATATTCACAGCCGTGGGAAAAagataaaactaaatttataaacaaatcttatttattcaatcataatttaatataacagTTCTACTCATAAAATTTAATGTGACGTAATTTAAAGctgtaaattttttgttagatgatgtaattatttattatttattaaaattatttaattataataaattaataaaatttatttatctatataatttatttggttaaaaagagTAAAAGATGCATGGCTGAGATTAACTTGCTTTCCTAACAATCGAAGGCTAAGGAATTTATCGGGAATATTTTATGTTTCGTGTCATGCATGAGATAAATAAGGATAGAtgtaaatcaaattgagttcgaatattttttaatttaaatttaattggaatgaaaaaaatattttggtttgagattgacttaaattttttgagctaaaattaagaatagtttgaatttgattcaaatgaaCATAATTCGGTTCaagtttatgattcaaattgTGATTTAGAGTTATAATTCAGAttcatgatttgaatttgagactCATTAATAGAATGATGtcgttttatctaataatagataaaataatattgttttaacaattgtttaatataattcaaattaaattataagccAAATTTTAATCGAATTAAACCATCCACCTAACTCGTTAGCTGGACCAAGTCAAACTCTctctaatttgagtttgacttaatttcaaaataaattgaatcttttaactcaaactcaacttgaatttgagtcaaactaaactaaattgaacCGATTTGGTTTGGGTCTACCCTACTCATAACATTGCATggaccaatttttttttttttttttgcaaatttaaagtgaaaaattacataaaaattttagatgTGTGTAGGGGTGTACATGTTTTGGTTAggtatagtttaaaaatttttttcaactcaaactaaaaaatacggtttataaaaatttaaaaccaaaccaaactaaaaaaatacaattttatttatattaaattacggtttaaacctattaaaaataattaatttccgtctaaatattttatacttgataaataatattgaattatagttatttaCTATATGAAATAagcatataaaataaacatagaaTACATATACAATAGACATGCAAAGAAAATCACAAGACaaatatatagaaaacaaaTGATGGAAACTCATAATTTGTTATCTTATGTTTAATTCTTTGGGGTGTCACTGTCATTTTCTTACACTATAGGAATacat includes:
- the LOC123205002 gene encoding aspartic proteinase-like → MEGKVRSALCLWVLTCLILADSSNGLLRIGLKKRHLDLHGINAARVARREGIMANHLSSVDEALVPLKNYLDAQYFGEIGIGSPPQNFTVIFDTGSSNLWVPSSKCYFSIACYFHSRYKSSKSSTYTKNGKTCEISYGSGSISGFFSQDNVEVGELVVKDQVFIEATREGSLSFILAKFDGILGLGFQEISVGDAVPVWYNMVQQGLVSEEVFSFWLNRDPESSEGGEIVFGGVDSKHYKGNHTYVPVTRKGYWQFTMGDLLIGGHSTGVCEGGCAAIVDSGTSLLAGPTPVVTEINHAIGAEGIVSAECKEVVSEYGDLIWDLLVSGVLPDKVCAQLGLCFFNGNHSVSISIEQVVEKENMDGVSTADSALCCACEMMVIWIQNQLKQQRTKEKVLNYVNELCESLPSPMGESAIDCDSLGNMPNITFTIGDKPFKLTPEQYILKTGDGFAEVCISGFMALDVPPPRGPLWILGDVFMGVYHTVFDYGNLQIGFAEAA